A region from the Cystobacter ferrugineus genome encodes:
- a CDS encoding cell envelope biogenesis protein TolA gives MVALLIVVSVGFLITLGLLLFRPTGAPAIAAPQANKARGELAESDAKVRARLESDLDRKRKELEEQRAQLQDLKEQLKQAKRKNYEQREAEKGEKDLARARAEVERNASLQLEVVRGELADAQTEIARLRSELEMGRGGRRGAAPAPSPAPAPATTAPAQPISAPAQANEPVVAVSTTVVPAAASAEAAPEKAARRYRELNDADREKMERLEATANKERSRAAELERELKRVRGRADSQQRIFSASKSELELVKDKYKALEKRLNRTLLERDLLRRAIKDLEKKTGMLAERTELTPDEMAASDQKVEEAARARAAAEAAQQQAAAPASESAAPASGDASGEPAATGSAPEEKPATP, from the coding sequence CTGGTAGCACTCCTCATCGTCGTCTCAGTGGGCTTCCTGATCACGCTCGGCCTGCTGCTCTTCCGCCCCACGGGCGCCCCGGCCATCGCCGCGCCCCAGGCCAACAAGGCCAGGGGTGAGCTGGCGGAGTCGGATGCCAAGGTGCGTGCGCGTCTGGAGTCGGATCTGGATCGCAAGCGCAAGGAACTGGAGGAGCAGCGCGCGCAGCTCCAGGATCTGAAGGAGCAGCTCAAGCAGGCCAAGCGCAAGAACTACGAGCAGCGCGAGGCCGAGAAGGGCGAGAAGGACCTGGCCCGGGCGCGCGCCGAGGTGGAGCGCAACGCGTCCCTGCAGCTCGAGGTGGTCCGGGGCGAGCTGGCCGATGCCCAGACGGAGATCGCGCGGTTGCGCTCCGAGCTGGAGATGGGCCGCGGTGGCCGCCGCGGCGCCGCTCCCGCTCCGTCGCCCGCCCCCGCTCCCGCCACGACCGCTCCCGCGCAGCCGATCTCCGCTCCGGCCCAGGCGAATGAGCCGGTGGTGGCCGTGTCCACGACCGTGGTGCCCGCCGCCGCCTCGGCCGAGGCCGCCCCCGAGAAGGCCGCCCGCCGCTACCGCGAGCTGAACGACGCCGACCGCGAGAAGATGGAGCGGCTGGAGGCCACGGCGAACAAGGAGCGCAGCCGGGCCGCGGAGCTGGAGCGCGAGCTCAAGCGCGTGCGTGGCCGCGCCGATTCGCAGCAGCGCATCTTCTCCGCCAGCAAGAGCGAGCTGGAGCTGGTGAAGGACAAGTACAAGGCCCTGGAGAAGCGGCTCAACCGCACGCTGCTCGAGCGGGATCTGCTGCGCCGGGCCATCAAGGATCTCGAGAAGAAGACGGGCATGCTGGCCGAGCGCACCGAGCTGACGCCGGACGAGATGGCCGCCAGCGATCAGAAGGTGGAGGAGGCCGCCCGGGCCCGCGCCGCCGCCGAGGCCGCCCAGCAGCAGGCCGCCGCCCCGGCGTCCGAGTCCGCCGCCCCGGCGTCCGGTGACGCCTCCGGAGAGCCGGCCGCCACCGGCTCCGCTCCGGAAGAGAAGCCGGCCACGCCGTAG
- a CDS encoding 2-oxo acid dehydrogenase subunit E2, translating into MAHLELSPKDNISSFRKLAIGSWKTAYDPTVYGTMTLRMEKALAYIEAFRQKTGIRLTVTHLLARAMAEALRRCPEANAILRFNKIYLRKRITISMLVVQTDGGKVDLTSAKIDDAERKTLREIATELEIAVQRVRQRKDTMMEKGKGTVQKVPYLLLNLFTWMMSFFMYTLNWNMTWAGMPYDAFGSAILTNVGSLGLDTAYVPLVPYSRVPILIAPGAVKDAPVVENGQVVAGKIMNVNATFDHRFIDGFHASILSTTLREMMEDPFKHFDPLDELPVEGTQAPASQEASG; encoded by the coding sequence ATGGCTCACCTGGAGCTCAGTCCCAAGGACAACATCTCGAGCTTCCGCAAGCTCGCCATCGGAAGCTGGAAGACCGCGTACGACCCGACCGTGTACGGGACGATGACGCTGCGGATGGAGAAGGCGCTGGCCTACATCGAGGCCTTCCGCCAGAAGACGGGCATCCGCCTCACCGTCACGCACCTGCTGGCGCGCGCCATGGCCGAGGCCCTGCGCCGCTGCCCCGAGGCCAATGCCATCCTGCGCTTCAACAAGATCTACCTGCGCAAGCGCATCACCATCTCCATGCTGGTGGTGCAGACGGACGGCGGCAAGGTGGACCTCACCTCGGCGAAGATCGACGACGCGGAGCGCAAGACCCTGCGGGAGATCGCCACCGAGCTGGAGATCGCTGTGCAGCGGGTGCGCCAGCGCAAGGACACGATGATGGAGAAGGGCAAGGGGACGGTGCAGAAGGTGCCCTACCTGCTGCTCAACCTCTTCACCTGGATGATGTCCTTCTTCATGTACACGCTGAACTGGAACATGACGTGGGCGGGCATGCCCTACGACGCGTTCGGCTCGGCCATCCTCACCAACGTGGGCTCGCTGGGCCTGGACACGGCGTACGTGCCGCTCGTGCCCTACAGCCGCGTGCCCATCCTCATCGCGCCGGGCGCGGTGAAGGACGCGCCCGTGGTGGAGAACGGCCAGGTGGTGGCGGGGAAGATCATGAACGTGAACGCCACGTTCGATCACCGCTTCATCGACGGGTTCCACGCGAGCATCCTCTCCACCACGCTGCGCGAGATGATGGAGGACCCGTTCAAGCACTTCGATCCGCTCGACGAGCTGCCCGTCGAGGGCACCCAGGCTCCCGCATCCCAGGAGGCCTCGGGGTAG
- a CDS encoding zinc metalloprotease HtpX has translation MRNTSLPPMGTGGGGWGHRLGNALKTTVLLAGLTALLLVVGERLGGPQGLVVAGFFVVVMNFASYWFSDRIALAMHGAQPLSYAEAPWLHAMVERLAARGGMPKPAIYLLPTRTPNAFATGRNPEHAAVAVTAGLMDILDQRELEGVLAHELAHVKNRDTLIGTVAATLAGVISYAAQMLFFFGGSLLSRDDDEDGLAHTLGNLGVLLVAPIAATLLQLAVSRSREYGADATGAQLCGDPDALADALLKLERGAELMPYDRAPATSHLFIVNPLSGGAIMGLFSTHPPIPERVRRLREMGAHTSRSPRAWRSVWA, from the coding sequence ATGCGAAACACGTCGTTGCCCCCCATGGGCACGGGCGGTGGCGGATGGGGCCACCGGCTGGGCAACGCGTTGAAGACGACGGTGCTGCTGGCCGGACTCACCGCGCTCCTGCTCGTGGTGGGTGAGCGGCTGGGCGGGCCCCAGGGGCTCGTCGTGGCGGGCTTCTTCGTCGTGGTGATGAACTTCGCCTCGTACTGGTTCAGCGACCGCATCGCCCTGGCCATGCACGGGGCGCAGCCGCTGTCGTACGCCGAGGCGCCCTGGCTGCACGCCATGGTCGAGCGGCTCGCGGCGCGCGGGGGCATGCCCAAGCCGGCGATCTACCTGTTGCCCACCCGGACGCCCAACGCGTTCGCCACGGGCCGCAACCCGGAGCACGCCGCGGTGGCGGTGACGGCGGGCCTCATGGACATCCTGGATCAGCGCGAGCTGGAGGGCGTGCTCGCGCACGAGCTGGCGCACGTGAAGAACCGCGACACGCTCATCGGCACCGTGGCGGCCACGCTCGCGGGCGTCATCAGCTACGCGGCGCAGATGCTCTTCTTCTTCGGCGGCTCGCTGCTCAGCCGCGACGATGACGAGGACGGGCTCGCCCACACGCTCGGCAACCTGGGCGTGCTGCTCGTGGCGCCCATCGCCGCCACGCTGCTGCAGCTCGCGGTGAGCCGCTCGCGTGAGTACGGCGCGGACGCCACCGGCGCGCAGCTCTGTGGAGATCCGGATGCCCTGGCGGACGCGTTGCTGAAGCTGGAGCGCGGCGCGGAGCTGATGCCCTATGACCGGGCGCCGGCCACCTCGCACCTGTTCATCGTCAACCCGCTGTCCGGCGGCGCCATCATGGGGTTGTTCTCCACGCACCCGCCCATCCCCGAGCGGGTGCGCCGCCTGCGCGAGATGGGCGCCCACACCTCGCGCTCGCCGCGCGCCTGGCGCAGCGTCTGGGCGTAG
- the fni gene encoding type 2 isopentenyl-diphosphate Delta-isomerase codes for MVPNQGRRHVTDEEATAKRKDAHLDLCATGDVEPLGNSTLLEDVRLVHCAMPELSVDEVDLSTEFLGKTLRYPLLITGMTGGTERAGVVNRDLALLAERHGLAFGVGSQRAMAENPQAAESFQVRRVAPTVPLLGNIGLYQAVRMGVDGVRRLADAIGADGMALHLNAGQELTQPEGDRDFRGGYQIVEQLVRAFGARLLVKETGCGIGPDVARRLVELGVRNLDVSGLGGTSWVRVEQLRAEGVQAQVGAEFSNWGIPTAAAIASVRRAVGSGTRLVASGGLRTGLDAAKVIALGADVAGMALPLFRAQQAGGVEGAEKALAVILASLRQAFVLTGSASCADLQRKPRIIGGQLKDWLATL; via the coding sequence ATGGTTCCAAATCAGGGCAGGCGGCACGTGACGGACGAGGAGGCGACAGCGAAGCGCAAGGACGCCCACCTTGATCTGTGTGCGACCGGGGACGTCGAGCCGTTGGGAAACAGCACGTTGCTGGAGGACGTGCGGTTGGTGCACTGCGCGATGCCGGAGCTTTCGGTGGACGAGGTCGACCTCTCCACGGAGTTCCTGGGCAAGACGCTGCGCTACCCACTGCTCATCACGGGGATGACGGGAGGGACGGAGCGGGCCGGGGTGGTGAACCGGGATCTGGCTCTGCTGGCCGAGCGGCATGGGTTGGCCTTTGGCGTGGGCAGTCAGCGCGCCATGGCGGAGAACCCCCAGGCGGCCGAGTCCTTCCAGGTGCGACGGGTGGCGCCCACGGTGCCGCTGCTCGGCAACATCGGGTTGTACCAGGCCGTGCGCATGGGCGTGGACGGGGTGCGGCGGCTGGCGGACGCCATTGGCGCCGACGGGATGGCGCTGCACCTCAACGCGGGGCAGGAGCTCACCCAGCCCGAGGGCGACCGGGACTTCCGGGGCGGCTATCAGATCGTGGAGCAGCTCGTCCGGGCCTTTGGCGCGCGTCTGCTGGTGAAGGAGACGGGGTGCGGCATCGGTCCCGACGTGGCGCGCCGGCTGGTGGAGCTGGGCGTGCGCAACCTGGACGTGTCGGGTCTGGGGGGCACGTCCTGGGTGCGCGTGGAGCAGCTGCGCGCCGAGGGAGTCCAGGCCCAGGTGGGCGCCGAGTTCTCCAATTGGGGCATTCCCACCGCGGCGGCCATCGCCTCGGTGCGCCGCGCCGTGGGCTCCGGGACCCGGCTGGTGGCCTCGGGCGGACTGCGCACGGGACTGGACGCGGCCAAGGTGATCGCCCTGGGCGCGGACGTGGCCGGCATGGCCCTGCCCCTGTTCCGGGCGCAGCAGGCCGGTGGCGTGGAGGGGGCGGAGAAGGCTCTCGCCGTCATCCTGGCGTCGCTGCGGCAGGCATTCGTCCTCACGGGCAGCGCGAGCTGTGCGGACCTCCAACGTAAACCCCGAATCATCGGGGGGCAGTTGAAGGACTGGCTCGCGACGCTGTAG
- a CDS encoding hydroxymethylglutaryl-CoA reductase, degradative produces the protein MEKRERMSDTLTSRLAGFHKLSMVARHEKLAEMLNLSEEDLAQLQGISALQPGLANQMIENAVGTFSLPLGLGLNLQVNGKDYLVPMAVEEPSVVAAVSFASKIVREAGGFTAETDEPIMIGQVQLTRYGDPTEATQKILAAREAILALANSFHPSMVKRGGGCKDIEVRVLPAPEGPRGEPLLVVHLVIDTQDAMGANLINTMAEGVAPLIEQLTGGKVYLRILSNLADRRLARAMCRIPLEALSDFDMPGASIAEGIYQASRFALADPYRAATHNKGIMNGIDSVAIATGQDWRAIEAGAHAFACRDGQYRPLSTWHVEGGHLVGRIELPMALGTVGGPIKVHPGVQIAMKLVNISSARELSMVFAAVGLAQNFAAVRALGSIGIQKGHMALHARCVAVTAGARGDWVEKIAELLVTAGHVKVEKARELIASLSEEDFRAATGTEG, from the coding sequence GTGGAGAAGAGAGAAAGAATGTCTGACACGTTGACGTCCCGGCTGGCGGGTTTCCACAAGCTCTCGATGGTTGCGCGGCACGAGAAGCTCGCCGAGATGCTGAACCTGAGCGAGGAAGACCTGGCGCAACTGCAGGGCATCAGCGCGCTGCAGCCGGGCCTGGCCAACCAGATGATCGAGAACGCGGTGGGCACGTTCTCGCTGCCGCTCGGGCTGGGGCTCAACCTCCAGGTCAATGGCAAGGACTACCTGGTGCCCATGGCGGTGGAGGAGCCGTCGGTGGTGGCGGCGGTGTCGTTCGCGTCGAAGATCGTCCGCGAGGCGGGCGGCTTCACCGCGGAGACGGACGAGCCCATCATGATCGGCCAGGTGCAGCTCACGCGCTATGGCGATCCCACCGAGGCGACGCAGAAGATCCTCGCGGCGCGCGAGGCCATCCTGGCGCTGGCCAACAGCTTCCACCCCTCGATGGTCAAGCGCGGCGGCGGGTGCAAGGACATCGAGGTGCGCGTGCTCCCGGCCCCCGAGGGTCCGCGGGGCGAGCCGCTGCTCGTGGTGCACCTGGTCATCGACACCCAGGACGCCATGGGGGCCAACCTCATCAACACCATGGCCGAGGGCGTGGCGCCGCTCATCGAGCAGCTCACCGGCGGCAAGGTGTACCTGCGCATCCTGTCGAACCTGGCGGACCGGCGGCTGGCGCGCGCCATGTGCCGCATCCCGCTGGAGGCGCTGTCGGACTTCGACATGCCCGGCGCGTCCATCGCCGAGGGCATCTACCAGGCCAGCCGCTTCGCCCTGGCGGACCCGTACCGGGCGGCCACGCACAACAAGGGCATCATGAATGGCATCGACTCGGTGGCGATCGCCACCGGTCAGGACTGGCGCGCCATCGAGGCCGGAGCGCATGCCTTCGCGTGCCGGGACGGGCAGTACCGGCCGCTGTCGACGTGGCACGTGGAGGGTGGCCACCTGGTGGGCCGCATCGAGCTGCCCATGGCGCTGGGCACGGTGGGCGGTCCCATCAAGGTCCACCCGGGCGTGCAGATCGCCATGAAGCTGGTGAACATCTCGTCCGCGCGAGAGCTGTCCATGGTGTTCGCGGCGGTGGGACTGGCGCAGAACTTCGCGGCGGTGCGGGCGCTGGGCTCCATCGGCATCCAGAAGGGGCACATGGCGCTGCACGCGCGCTGCGTGGCGGTGACGGCGGGCGCGCGCGGGGACTGGGTGGAGAAGATCGCCGAGCTGCTGGTGACCGCGGGTCACGTGAAGGTGGAGAAGGCGCGCGAGCTGATCGCCTCGCTCTCGGAAGAGGACTTCCGCGCCGCCACGGGCACCGAAGGCTGA
- the mvk gene encoding mevalonate kinase, translating to MDSNNTLVGFGAGKVILLGEHSVVYGYPALAGPLSRGVTARGEVSNKCQLVIPDALTPEQRKVLKAAFGRAMAACDEPGVRVSFNTDLPLSMGLGSSGALSVACARVLLQAAGRKASAMDVANVAWEMEQEFHGTPSGVDHTTSAMEQLILYRRKPGAESGRSKVVESPKPVRLVVVMAGARSPTKMTVGALRERQKRWSERYQRVFREIGLLASEGAEAVEEGDLEALGDVMNVNHGLLAALGLSSPGLDDMVHRLRSMGALGAKLTGAGGDGGAVIGLFHDTAPAVHELTRQGFRCFDSQLAGPREEGATRGAA from the coding sequence ATGGACTCGAACAACACATTGGTGGGTTTTGGTGCCGGCAAGGTCATCCTGCTGGGCGAGCACAGCGTGGTGTACGGCTACCCGGCGCTGGCCGGGCCGCTGTCGCGCGGCGTGACGGCTCGCGGTGAGGTGTCCAACAAGTGCCAGCTCGTCATCCCCGACGCCCTGACGCCCGAGCAGCGCAAGGTGCTCAAGGCCGCCTTCGGCCGGGCGATGGCCGCGTGTGACGAGCCGGGAGTCCGTGTGTCGTTCAACACGGATCTGCCCCTGTCCATGGGCCTGGGCAGCTCCGGCGCGCTGTCGGTGGCGTGCGCGCGCGTGCTCCTGCAGGCCGCGGGGCGCAAGGCCTCGGCGATGGACGTGGCCAACGTGGCCTGGGAGATGGAGCAGGAGTTCCACGGCACTCCGTCCGGCGTGGATCACACCACGAGCGCCATGGAGCAGCTCATCCTCTACCGCCGCAAGCCGGGGGCCGAGTCGGGCCGCTCGAAGGTGGTGGAGAGCCCCAAGCCCGTGCGGCTGGTGGTGGTGATGGCCGGCGCGCGCAGCCCGACGAAGATGACGGTGGGCGCGCTGCGTGAGCGCCAGAAGCGCTGGAGCGAGCGCTACCAGCGCGTGTTCCGGGAGATCGGCCTGTTGGCCTCCGAGGGCGCCGAGGCGGTGGAGGAGGGTGACCTGGAGGCGCTGGGTGACGTGATGAACGTCAACCACGGCCTGCTCGCGGCGCTGGGCCTGTCCTCGCCGGGCCTGGACGACATGGTGCACCGGCTGCGCAGCATGGGCGCGCTGGGCGCCAAGCTCACGGGCGCGGGCGGCGACGGCGGGGCCGTCATCGGCCTGTTCCACGACACGGCGCCCGCGGTGCACGAGCTCACGCGCCAGGGCTTCCGTTGCTTCGACAGCCAGCTCGCGGGACCGCGAGAAGAGGGCGCGACCCGGGGCGCGGCATGA
- the mvaD gene encoding diphosphomevalonate decarboxylase, with protein MKATALAHPNLALVKYWGKRDDALILPHQSSLSLTLSPLSVRTTVAFGVGSADAVELNGYVAKGSERDRVLRVLDTVRAEAKERSLGPAKMVSRGDFPASAGLASSAAGFAALAVAARAAAGLPADPRASSLLARLGSGSACRSVQGGLCEWMRGERPDGSDSYAVQRFDEKHWPELRMVVAIVSRDEKEVKSRDGMKNAVETSPYYPAWIKDAEAEVVRARDYIARKDLQALGEMCERNAWRMHATSLAADPPLCYLMPGTLALIHSLREQRKKGVPVWFTLDAGPNPCILTDAAHEVAAEAVARACGATEVVRCVPGGDARLLTEHLF; from the coding sequence ATGAAGGCGACCGCTCTCGCGCATCCGAACCTCGCGCTGGTGAAGTACTGGGGCAAGCGGGATGACGCGCTCATCCTGCCCCATCAATCGAGTCTGTCCCTGACGCTCTCGCCCCTGTCGGTGCGCACCACGGTGGCCTTCGGGGTGGGCAGCGCCGACGCGGTGGAGCTCAACGGCTACGTGGCCAAGGGCAGCGAGCGCGACCGGGTCCTGCGCGTGCTGGACACGGTGCGCGCCGAGGCGAAGGAGCGCTCGCTCGGCCCGGCGAAGATGGTGTCACGCGGGGACTTCCCGGCGTCGGCGGGACTGGCGAGCAGCGCGGCGGGCTTCGCGGCCCTGGCGGTGGCGGCGCGCGCGGCCGCGGGGCTGCCGGCGGATCCCCGGGCATCGAGCCTCCTGGCGCGGCTGGGCAGCGGCTCGGCGTGCCGCAGCGTGCAGGGCGGCCTGTGCGAGTGGATGCGCGGCGAGCGCCCGGACGGCTCGGACAGCTACGCGGTGCAGCGCTTCGACGAGAAGCACTGGCCGGAGCTGCGCATGGTGGTGGCCATCGTCAGCCGCGACGAGAAGGAAGTGAAGTCGCGTGACGGCATGAAGAACGCCGTGGAGACGAGCCCCTACTACCCGGCGTGGATCAAGGACGCCGAGGCCGAGGTGGTGCGCGCGCGCGACTACATCGCCCGGAAGGATCTCCAGGCCCTCGGGGAGATGTGCGAGCGCAACGCGTGGCGGATGCATGCCACGTCGCTCGCGGCGGATCCTCCGCTCTGCTACCTCATGCCGGGCACGCTGGCGCTCATCCACTCGCTGCGCGAGCAGCGCAAGAAGGGCGTGCCGGTGTGGTTCACCCTGGATGCGGGCCCCAACCCGTGCATCCTGACGGACGCGGCGCACGAGGTGGCGGCCGAGGCGGTCGCGCGGGCCTGTGGCGCCACCGAGGTGGTGCGGTGCGTGCCGGGTGGGGACGCGCGGCTGCTCACGGAGCACCTGTTCTGA
- a CDS encoding mevalonate kinase family protein, with product MERALSAPGKLFVSGEYAVLWGGLSRVAAVGPRTAALVRRRADSQVHICLDEGTLAGRTTPRGVKWEREVPPGFSFVARTLDEALRLHGRESVGFDLALAPSAVGPNGLKLGMGGSACATVLAADAVRFVLEERFDALKLALVTHAAAQGGKGSGGDVATSHAGGVVRYRRYEVSGLIEASSAGGYRAAVDASPPVDVWRLPTPRVSLGYAFTGESASTRVLISQVEAKWGEQGRRSFVERSDALGREIEAGLEGGDFRSFAEAVREQHALLQELGPLETEPMRRVLGLAASYGCAGKQSGAGGGDGCILFAPDAEQRAALLEGIRARGFHTLELTVEPGVRSEAVADSRLRAWLDACS from the coding sequence ATGGAGCGCGCCCTCTCGGCTCCGGGGAAGTTGTTCGTGTCCGGCGAGTACGCCGTGCTGTGGGGTGGCCTGTCGCGCGTGGCGGCGGTGGGTCCCCGCACGGCGGCGCTGGTGCGGCGGCGGGCCGACTCCCAGGTGCACATCTGCCTGGACGAGGGGACGCTGGCGGGGCGGACGACGCCCCGGGGCGTGAAGTGGGAGCGCGAGGTGCCCCCGGGTTTCTCCTTCGTGGCGCGCACGCTGGACGAGGCGCTGCGGCTGCACGGGCGCGAGTCGGTGGGCTTCGATCTGGCCCTGGCTCCCTCGGCGGTGGGCCCCAACGGGCTCAAGCTGGGCATGGGCGGCAGCGCGTGCGCCACGGTGCTGGCGGCCGACGCGGTGCGCTTCGTCCTGGAGGAGCGCTTCGACGCGCTGAAGCTGGCGCTCGTGACGCACGCGGCGGCCCAGGGCGGCAAGGGCAGCGGCGGCGACGTGGCCACGAGTCACGCGGGTGGCGTGGTGCGCTACCGGCGCTATGAGGTCTCGGGGCTCATCGAGGCGTCGAGCGCCGGGGGCTACCGCGCGGCGGTGGATGCGTCGCCTCCGGTGGACGTGTGGCGGCTGCCCACGCCCCGGGTCTCCCTGGGCTATGCCTTCACGGGCGAGAGCGCGTCCACGCGCGTGCTCATCTCCCAGGTGGAGGCGAAGTGGGGCGAGCAGGGCCGCCGCTCCTTCGTGGAGCGCTCGGACGCGCTGGGGCGGGAAATCGAGGCCGGACTCGAGGGAGGTGACTTCCGCTCCTTCGCCGAGGCCGTGCGCGAGCAGCACGCGCTGCTCCAGGAGTTGGGCCCGCTGGAGACCGAGCCGATGCGGCGGGTGCTGGGTCTGGCCGCGTCCTATGGGTGCGCGGGCAAGCAATCCGGAGCCGGGGGAGGGGATGGGTGCATCCTGTTCGCCCCGGATGCCGAGCAGCGTGCGGCGCTGCTGGAGGGCATCCGCGCGCGGGGCTTCCACACGTTGGAGCTCACCGTGGAGCCCGGCGTGCGGAGCGAGGCCGTGGCGGACTCCCGGCTGCGCGCCTGGCTCGACGCCTGTTCCTGA
- a CDS encoding DUF4846 domain-containing protein, whose protein sequence is MLALLLGACLAGASDPRAPTRQERARYPWLSAERSIRPLAEALPPPEGYTRVALEEGSFGAWLRGLPLRPEGTPVLDFRGQTILDAKDASLAAVAELDVGRADLQQCADSLIRLHAEWLWSRGEKERIAYRFTSGHLASWPRYAQGERARVSGSKVTWEKRGPVDGSRAAFQKYLDLVFTYAGTLSLAAGKRRPSREDVRPGDFFVLGGSPGHTVMVLDVARDAEGRRVALLGQGFTPAQDFHVLSPGEAGPWFSLEGDTVATPFWAPFPWSSLRRW, encoded by the coding sequence ATGCTCGCCCTGCTGCTGGGGGCTTGCCTCGCCGGGGCTTCCGATCCTCGCGCGCCCACCCGGCAGGAGCGGGCCCGCTACCCCTGGCTGTCCGCGGAGCGCTCCATCCGTCCGCTCGCCGAGGCCCTGCCGCCTCCGGAGGGCTACACGCGCGTCGCGCTCGAGGAGGGCTCCTTCGGCGCCTGGCTGCGAGGCCTGCCGCTGCGGCCGGAGGGCACCCCGGTCCTCGACTTCCGGGGGCAGACCATCCTGGACGCGAAGGATGCCTCCCTCGCGGCGGTGGCCGAACTGGACGTGGGGCGGGCGGATCTCCAGCAGTGCGCGGACTCCCTCATCCGCCTCCACGCCGAGTGGCTCTGGTCCCGTGGCGAGAAGGAACGCATCGCCTACCGCTTCACGAGTGGACACCTCGCCTCCTGGCCGCGCTACGCCCAGGGGGAGCGCGCGCGCGTGTCCGGCTCGAAGGTGACGTGGGAGAAGCGCGGGCCGGTGGATGGCTCGCGCGCCGCGTTCCAGAAGTACCTGGACCTGGTGTTCACCTACGCGGGCACGCTGTCCCTCGCCGCCGGAAAGCGGCGGCCCTCACGCGAGGACGTGCGCCCGGGAGACTTCTTCGTGCTGGGCGGCAGTCCGGGCCACACGGTGATGGTGCTGGACGTGGCGCGGGATGCGGAGGGCCGGCGGGTGGCGTTGCTCGGCCAGGGCTTCACGCCCGCGCAGGACTTCCACGTGCTGTCCCCGGGCGAAGCGGGGCCCTGGTTCTCGCTGGAGGGTGACACGGTGGCGACGCCCTTCTGGGCCCCCTTCCCCTGGTCCTCTCTTCGCCGGTGGTGA
- a CDS encoding DUF6310 domain-containing protein, giving the protein MRLRACIALLLFVSSCATSAPSPKEPAARDPRLANLQRAAKLPWTDGGRCAVREASEPWPVLAERCYQALDHDRLEFHDITGRCAVASAGAAAVGLGVCVLAAPEIVVGAVVVAGVVVVGFAIKEALEAYEKKGRPQVRPPTLPPPTLPVPETRPEPEARPVPEVKPVPITKPAPQKPSPTKRPKPEPKGPDFFPPLDPPETSERDRNRCEPIPKNYHRGGNKLHNKCADRIPNNINPGGDVFVNGKDFDALQLATRTLWEVKTDNFDTYPPELREFVLVDQLPKLQHERALALACGFDFKVGVRSAAHKAALLAQDITLDIVVMNWC; this is encoded by the coding sequence ATGCGTCTCCGAGCGTGCATCGCACTTCTTCTCTTTGTCTCGTCCTGCGCTACGTCAGCGCCCAGCCCAAAAGAGCCAGCGGCCCGAGACCCGAGGCTCGCCAACCTCCAGCGAGCGGCGAAGCTGCCCTGGACGGACGGGGGGCGGTGCGCCGTCCGCGAAGCTTCCGAGCCCTGGCCCGTGCTGGCGGAGCGGTGCTATCAGGCCCTCGACCATGACCGGCTCGAGTTTCACGACATCACGGGACGATGCGCGGTGGCCTCTGCTGGCGCCGCTGCCGTGGGGCTCGGGGTTTGCGTCCTCGCGGCTCCGGAGATCGTCGTGGGAGCAGTAGTTGTGGCGGGCGTGGTGGTGGTGGGCTTCGCCATCAAAGAGGCGCTGGAGGCTTACGAGAAGAAGGGCCGTCCCCAGGTTCGGCCGCCTACGCTGCCGCCGCCTACGCTGCCGGTGCCGGAGACGCGGCCTGAGCCGGAAGCGCGGCCGGTGCCTGAAGTGAAGCCCGTGCCTATAACGAAGCCCGCCCCGCAGAAACCCTCGCCGACAAAAAGACCCAAGCCGGAGCCAAAGGGGCCGGATTTTTTCCCGCCTCTGGATCCACCCGAAACTTCGGAGCGAGATCGCAACAGGTGCGAGCCCATACCGAAAAATTATCACCGTGGCGGTAATAAATTGCACAACAAGTGCGCCGACAGAATTCCGAATAACATTAACCCAGGTGGGGATGTGTTCGTGAATGGGAAGGACTTCGACGCGCTGCAACTGGCCACGCGCACGCTGTGGGAGGTCAAGACCGACAACTTCGACACGTACCCGCCCGAACTTCGCGAGTTCGTGCTCGTCGACCAATTGCCGAAATTGCAGCACGAGCGCGCCCTTGCTCTGGCCTGCGGCTTTGACTTCAAGGTCGGCGTGCGCAGCGCCGCGCATAAAGCCGCCTTGCTCGCCCAGGATATCACCCTCGATATTGTCGTCATGAATTGGTGCTGA